In a single window of the Deltaproteobacteria bacterium HGW-Deltaproteobacteria-6 genome:
- a CDS encoding phosphoribosylanthranilate isomerase, which yields MIQVKICGITNLEDATCAAENGAAAVGFIFYPRSPRYIEPQMAGEIIDRLPGHLVKVGVFVNEKPEVVKKIFEDCCLDMIQLHGDESPEYCRQFPEGLVIKALELKTEEDLEKATDFAVAAILADSRHAGLYGGTGKTADWTLASQISKPLILSGGLNEGNIADALQKVHPAALDINSGVESATGKKDSAKIARIMQIIKDATTGDKIRKIFIRRERA from the coding sequence ATGATTCAGGTAAAAATTTGCGGCATCACGAATCTTGAAGACGCGACATGCGCAGCCGAAAACGGCGCAGCGGCCGTGGGGTTCATTTTCTATCCGCGGTCTCCACGTTATATTGAACCGCAAATGGCCGGAGAAATTATTGACCGGTTGCCGGGCCATCTGGTAAAGGTCGGTGTCTTCGTCAATGAAAAACCAGAAGTTGTGAAGAAAATCTTTGAGGATTGTTGTCTGGATATGATTCAACTCCATGGAGATGAATCACCTGAGTATTGTCGACAATTTCCGGAAGGCCTGGTCATCAAGGCGCTGGAATTAAAAACCGAAGAGGATTTGGAAAAAGCCACAGACTTTGCTGTCGCCGCCATCTTAGCGGACAGCCGCCATGCCGGTCTTTATGGCGGCACGGGCAAAACAGCCGACTGGACATTGGCGTCACAGATTTCAAAACCGCTGATACTTTCCGGTGGTTTGAATGAAGGAAATATCGCGGATGCGCTGCAAAAGGTCCATCCGGCCGCACTGGACATCAACAGCGGGGTGGAATCAGCAACCGGGAAAAAGGATTCCGCAAAAATCGCACGGATCATGCAGATCATCAAAGACGCAACAACCGGCGACAAGATACGGAAAATATTTATTCGAAGGGAAAGAGCATGA
- the trpB gene encoding tryptophan synthase subunit beta gives MKTLPDKNGHFEIFGGRYAAETLMPALLELEAAYDKARKDKSFAGEFDWYRREYAGRPTPLYFAQRMTKALGGAKIYLKREDLNHTGSHKINNTLGQALLARRMGKKKVIAETGAGQHGVATATVAALFGMECKIFMGEEDIRRQAPNVFRMKILGAEVVPVKSGTATLKDAMNEAMRYWVGSVRDTFYIIGTTAGPHPYPMMVRNFQSVIGQEIKKQIHKMEGGNPDALIACVGGGSNAMGTFYAFRNEKKVAMFGVEAAGHGMNTTKHSASINGGKVGVLHGNKTYLLQDDHGQVRDAYSIAAGLDYPGVGPEHAYFAATKRATYVTVTDDEAVEAFSFLSRQEGIIPALESAHAIAYAMKIAPAMKKNKVIVICLSGRGDKDAQTIIETM, from the coding sequence ATGAAAACACTACCGGATAAAAACGGACACTTTGAGATTTTCGGAGGCCGCTATGCCGCCGAAACGCTGATGCCGGCGCTTCTGGAACTGGAAGCAGCTTATGACAAAGCCAGAAAAGATAAATCATTTGCCGGAGAGTTTGACTGGTATCGGCGCGAATATGCAGGCCGTCCCACGCCGCTTTATTTCGCACAGCGAATGACCAAAGCCTTAGGCGGCGCAAAAATTTATCTCAAGCGCGAGGATTTGAATCACACCGGTTCGCATAAGATCAACAACACCCTGGGGCAGGCGCTCCTGGCCCGCCGGATGGGCAAAAAGAAGGTCATTGCCGAAACCGGCGCGGGACAACACGGCGTGGCCACCGCCACCGTCGCGGCGCTTTTCGGCATGGAATGCAAAATATTCATGGGTGAGGAAGACATCCGCCGCCAGGCCCCCAATGTTTTTCGCATGAAGATTCTGGGCGCGGAAGTGGTGCCGGTTAAAAGCGGCACGGCGACACTCAAAGACGCGATGAACGAAGCCATGCGCTACTGGGTGGGCAGTGTCCGGGACACGTTTTACATCATCGGCACCACCGCCGGGCCTCACCCCTATCCCATGATGGTAAGAAATTTTCAGTCGGTTATCGGGCAGGAAATTAAAAAACAGATCCACAAAATGGAGGGCGGCAATCCCGACGCATTGATCGCCTGCGTGGGCGGCGGCTCCAACGCGATGGGCACTTTTTACGCGTTTCGCAACGAAAAGAAAGTGGCCATGTTCGGTGTGGAGGCGGCCGGTCACGGCATGAACACCACCAAGCATTCCGCCAGCATCAACGGCGGGAAAGTCGGTGTTCTGCACGGCAATAAAACCTATCTGTTGCAGGATGACCACGGCCAGGTGCGTGACGCTTATTCCATTGCGGCGGGACTGGATTATCCCGGCGTGGGACCGGAGCACGCTTATTTCGCGGCGACCAAACGGGCAACCTACGTGACCGTGACGGATGATGAAGCGGTCGAGGCGTTTTCATTCCTATCCCGTCAGGAAGGGATTATTCCGGCATTAGAGAGTGCACACGCAATTGCTTATGCCATGAAAATCGCACCGGCGATGAAGAAAAATAAAGTAATCGTGATTTGTTTGTCAGGAAGAGGCGACAAAGATGCCCAGACGATTATTGAGACGATGTAG
- a CDS encoding indole-3-glycerol phosphate synthase TrpC has product MILDKIIETKKQEVELLKNTTTESALKNAIVDLPPCRDFRAAISGKACSIIAEVKCASPSRGRLVEHFDPSQIAKIYEKNGAAAISVLTDEQYFCGHKDYLTQIKQEVQIPVLRKDFIIDPLQVYETRAIGADAILLIVRVLGTRLAEFIALSKELDLSPLVEVHTQEELDMALAAGAEIIGVNNRNLDTFVTDINTSRDLKKLIPAGKTIVAESAIKDRADIEYLTAAGINAFLIGEGLVIAPDIGKKLRSFLGENVQ; this is encoded by the coding sequence ATGATTTTAGATAAGATTATTGAAACAAAAAAGCAGGAAGTTGAACTGCTGAAAAATACTACAACGGAATCTGCATTAAAAAACGCTATTGTCGATCTTCCGCCCTGCCGTGATTTCCGGGCGGCCATCAGCGGCAAAGCCTGTTCCATTATTGCGGAAGTCAAATGCGCTTCGCCTTCCCGCGGCCGGCTGGTCGAGCACTTCGACCCTTCTCAAATCGCGAAGATATACGAGAAAAACGGTGCGGCGGCCATTTCGGTCCTGACTGATGAACAATATTTTTGCGGTCATAAAGATTATCTGACGCAAATCAAGCAAGAGGTTCAGATTCCGGTTCTGCGCAAGGATTTTATCATCGACCCGCTTCAGGTTTATGAAACCCGGGCTATCGGCGCGGACGCCATTCTGCTGATTGTGCGCGTGCTGGGAACGCGCCTGGCCGAATTCATTGCCCTGTCCAAAGAGCTGGATTTAAGCCCGCTGGTTGAAGTCCACACGCAGGAGGAACTGGATATGGCGCTCGCCGCCGGTGCGGAGATCATCGGTGTTAACAACCGCAATCTCGATACGTTTGTCACGGACATCAATACCAGCCGCGACCTGAAAAAACTGATTCCGGCGGGTAAAACCATTGTGGCGGAAAGCGCGATTAAAGACCGCGCCGACATTGAATATCTGACAGCCGCCGGCATTAATGCCTTCCTCATCGGTGAGGGGTTGGTCATTGCGCCCGACATCGGCAAAAAACTGCGTTCGTTTCTGGGAGAGAACGTTCAATGA
- a CDS encoding tryptophan synthase subunit alpha, which produces MGRIGDKFVALRAKNEKALVVYLTAGDPSLDVTKELIFALEAAGVDIVEIGVPFSDPTADGPVIQAASQRALKTGTTLAGVLQMVADIRLSSQIPIVLFGYFNPIFAYGVENFTRAASDAGVDAVLVVDLPPEEAPELRVYSDAAGLDFISLVAPTSGKDRMKTILKTATGFLYYISITGVTGTAAPKIEDIAREVGKIRKLTKMPIAVGFGISNAKQAREIGTVADGIVIGSAVVKLIDENRSNSKLVKIISDYMKGIKKALRRSI; this is translated from the coding sequence ATGGGACGAATTGGAGACAAGTTTGTAGCTTTACGCGCTAAAAACGAAAAGGCGCTGGTTGTTTATTTAACGGCGGGTGACCCGTCGCTTGATGTAACCAAAGAACTCATCTTCGCGCTCGAAGCCGCGGGCGTGGATATTGTGGAAATCGGCGTTCCTTTTTCCGATCCGACAGCCGACGGCCCGGTCATTCAGGCTGCCTCACAGCGGGCATTGAAAACCGGGACAACGCTTGCCGGTGTGCTCCAAATGGTTGCCGACATCCGCCTGTCATCACAAATTCCCATTGTTCTTTTCGGTTACTTCAATCCGATCTTTGCCTATGGCGTGGAAAATTTTACCAGGGCGGCAAGTGACGCAGGCGTGGACGCCGTTTTGGTGGTTGACCTGCCGCCGGAAGAAGCCCCCGAATTGAGAGTTTATTCTGATGCCGCAGGGCTCGATTTCATCTCGCTTGTCGCGCCGACATCTGGTAAAGACAGAATGAAGACCATTCTTAAAACCGCCACAGGATTTCTCTACTACATTTCCATCACCGGCGTCACCGGCACCGCCGCGCCGAAAATCGAAGACATCGCCCGCGAGGTCGGCAAAATCCGCAAACTGACCAAAATGCCGATTGCCGTGGGCTTCGGCATTTCCAACGCAAAGCAAGCCCGGGAAATCGGAACCGTCGCCGACGGCATCGTCATCGGCAGCGCGGTGGTCAAACTGATTGACGAAAATCGAAGCAACAGCAAACTGGTGAAGATTATTTCTGATTATATGAAGGGTATTAAAAAAGCTTTGCGCCGCAGCATTTGA
- a CDS encoding nitronate monooxygenase: MFKTAITEMFGVKYPIICGAMMWLCKPKMCAAVSNAGGIGNLTAGNYETAEEFRAAIRETRQLTDKPFFVAITLLPSVRITPEHHKMYVKVCAEEKVAGIEFSGTPLDKVAGMEAVELLKNAGVKMFHKVGALRHALHAEKIGFDGIYAAGIEEGGHPLNDDVTSMVLTPRIATSVKIPVVTVGGIADGRTMAGALALGAEGVMMASRFIATKECEVHDNIKQELIRRQEMDTVIYGKSIGLQGRGLKSKVIEEVLAIEARHGGFDELIPLLSGQKVKEAWEKGDVNYAPLMVGQSIGLINDIPTCAELLERMAAEAKELSARAAKLCGN; the protein is encoded by the coding sequence ATGTTTAAAACAGCAATTACGGAAATGTTTGGCGTGAAGTACCCGATTATCTGCGGAGCCATGATGTGGCTTTGCAAACCGAAAATGTGCGCGGCGGTTTCCAACGCGGGCGGCATCGGCAATCTGACCGCCGGCAATTATGAAACGGCGGAAGAATTCCGCGCGGCCATCCGGGAAACACGCCAGCTCACCGATAAGCCTTTCTTTGTAGCGATCACGCTTTTGCCGTCGGTCAGAATCACCCCGGAACACCATAAAATGTATGTTAAAGTCTGCGCCGAGGAAAAGGTGGCCGGCATTGAATTTTCGGGCACACCACTGGATAAGGTCGCGGGCATGGAAGCAGTTGAACTGCTTAAAAATGCCGGCGTGAAAATGTTTCACAAAGTCGGTGCGCTGCGTCACGCCCTGCATGCGGAAAAAATAGGCTTTGACGGCATTTACGCGGCAGGTATTGAAGAAGGCGGTCATCCTCTGAATGATGATGTCACCTCCATGGTGCTCACACCGCGCATTGCCACGTCGGTTAAAATTCCCGTGGTGACGGTCGGCGGCATCGCGGACGGACGGACAATGGCCGGGGCTCTTGCGCTGGGTGCTGAGGGTGTGATGATGGCCAGCCGCTTTATCGCCACAAAGGAATGCGAAGTGCATGATAACATCAAACAGGAACTCATCCGTCGGCAGGAAATGGACACGGTGATTTACGGCAAATCCATCGGTCTGCAGGGACGCGGTTTAAAATCCAAGGTCATTGAAGAAGTGCTGGCCATTGAAGCCAGACACGGCGGCTTCGATGAACTGATCCCGCTTTTGTCCGGCCAGAAAGTAAAGGAAGCATGGGAAAAAGGCGACGTCAATTACGCGCCGCTCATGGTCGGTCAGTCCATCGGTCTGATTAATGATATTCCCACCTGTGCCGAACTGCTGGAAAGAATGGCGGCCGAAGCGAAAGAACTGTCGGCGAGGGCTGCAAAACTTTGTGGAAACTGA